In a genomic window of Pseudodesulfovibrio sp. S3:
- a CDS encoding GAF domain-containing protein, with the protein MHRYDDMSKQSLIVELESLRRRVRELEDTPLRNLLEQTSLIGIALDSQARITSANANFLKLTGWSETDILGRDWFDMFIPAERRGQAREAFKQIMDNAEIGEYARFDNEIIAHNGEHKRISWFNMLTINTDGVIQNTTCLGEDLTEERRAESVKLARLKLLESSTSKPHSELLAETIDIAEELTNSKIGFLHFLESDQKTISLQAWSSKMTSGSCLRKGSGKNYDLDMAEVWTGCIQTRTPVVHNAPPLMKGKKILPEGHPAIQRLLVVPVIRGGKVMAVLGVGNKPVDYNATDIKTTSLLADLTWEIIEGRRQEENSNRMSQLLTQAQNLAQVGGWELNLISNTFYWTESMYRIFGYASDEIQNNHQFFMENIVHPDDRELIDTAFESIFTQKQTVSVTFRIIRKDGKVRTMEGQATPELDTKGKIIRIYGANLDITRRNEIETELQQNLALNMSLARLYRPIVSSGTSLTSASNAFLKEAQRITGSGDGFVSAVNDDGVLVVQAHTKTMDMNTMTDKDKDIITALNPSDKSSNPWGHGVNTQRPHIYDNKSAQPSEPEEVDERASIRNMLAVPVLLGNDLVGQIVLANKPDDYSRRDMQMVTRLASYYSLAIQRLISKKALTSQRDLMQSILTGIRAAIVQIDPQTQIIETINDVALEMLGGPEEDYVGKICDVFCWKARDANGFLDCPVKKRPVTDKEMPIKCHDGTNLPVLKTVLRETINGQEKFLEVFFDISERKELERQLALAQKLESIGQLSAGIAHEINTPVQYLTDNLNFLSTSFETLKDMVNRLHGCICKAEKDGTELVIDEEWQRLDMDFILKEIPMALNQSRDGIDRVTTIVRAMKRFSHPGMDSMQLADINEALQTTVTISKNEWKYHTSVAYHLAEDIPLVPCLLNDLNQVFLNIIMNASQAIAEVFEETKEHGTIDIRTWHDDHWVCIEISDTGTGIPESVLPRVFDPFFTTKEVGLGTGQGLALCYSIVVDKHHGTIDFTSEVGVGTTCTIRLPLLGAGTTNVQ; encoded by the coding sequence GTGCACCGTTACGACGACATGTCAAAACAATCATTGATTGTTGAACTGGAAAGCCTTCGTCGGCGCGTCAGAGAGCTTGAAGACACTCCACTGCGCAACCTTCTGGAACAGACATCCCTGATCGGCATCGCCCTGGACTCCCAGGCCAGAATAACTTCCGCCAATGCCAACTTCCTGAAACTGACCGGCTGGTCCGAGACCGACATTCTCGGGCGGGACTGGTTTGACATGTTCATTCCTGCTGAGCGGCGCGGCCAAGCCCGCGAAGCGTTCAAACAAATCATGGACAACGCGGAGATAGGTGAATACGCCAGATTTGATAATGAAATCATTGCTCATAACGGTGAACACAAACGTATCAGCTGGTTCAACATGCTTACCATAAACACCGACGGGGTGATCCAAAATACCACCTGTCTGGGCGAAGACCTGACAGAGGAACGCAGGGCGGAGTCGGTCAAACTGGCCCGATTGAAGCTGTTGGAAAGCTCCACCTCAAAACCCCACTCGGAGTTGCTGGCCGAAACCATCGACATCGCCGAAGAACTGACAAACAGTAAAATCGGTTTTCTCCATTTTCTCGAAAGCGACCAAAAAACCATCTCCCTCCAGGCCTGGTCGTCGAAAATGACCAGCGGATCTTGTCTGCGAAAGGGGTCGGGGAAAAACTACGACCTGGATATGGCGGAAGTATGGACGGGCTGCATCCAAACACGCACTCCCGTCGTGCACAACGCTCCCCCACTCATGAAAGGAAAAAAGATACTCCCCGAAGGACACCCGGCCATTCAGCGCTTACTGGTGGTCCCCGTCATACGCGGCGGCAAGGTCATGGCCGTACTCGGCGTGGGTAATAAACCTGTCGATTACAATGCTACCGACATCAAAACCACATCGCTCCTTGCGGACCTGACTTGGGAAATCATCGAAGGGCGCCGACAGGAGGAAAACTCCAACCGCATGAGCCAGTTACTGACACAAGCACAGAACTTGGCCCAGGTCGGCGGTTGGGAACTGAATCTCATTTCCAACACATTCTACTGGACCGAAAGCATGTACCGGATTTTCGGGTACGCTTCTGATGAAATCCAAAACAACCATCAATTCTTCATGGAGAACATCGTCCACCCGGACGACAGGGAATTGATCGACACCGCCTTTGAAAGCATCTTTACCCAAAAACAAACCGTTTCCGTAACATTCAGAATCATCAGGAAAGACGGCAAGGTGCGGACCATGGAAGGCCAGGCCACCCCTGAACTCGACACAAAGGGAAAAATCATCCGCATCTATGGTGCAAACCTCGACATCACCAGACGCAATGAAATCGAAACGGAATTGCAGCAGAACCTCGCCCTTAACATGTCCCTTGCCAGGCTTTACCGTCCCATCGTGTCCTCGGGCACCTCGTTGACATCGGCATCCAACGCCTTTTTGAAGGAGGCCCAACGAATCACCGGCAGCGGGGACGGCTTTGTCAGTGCCGTCAACGATGACGGTGTGCTGGTCGTTCAAGCCCACACTAAGACCATGGACATGAACACCATGACCGACAAGGACAAAGACATCATTACTGCCCTTAACCCCAGCGACAAATCTTCAAATCCATGGGGACACGGCGTGAACACGCAACGCCCCCACATATACGACAATAAAAGCGCGCAACCCTCCGAACCGGAAGAGGTGGACGAACGCGCCAGCATACGAAACATGCTCGCCGTCCCGGTATTGCTCGGCAACGACCTTGTCGGCCAGATCGTCCTTGCCAACAAACCTGACGATTACAGCCGCCGGGACATGCAGATGGTCACTCGCCTGGCGTCATACTATTCGCTGGCCATACAACGGCTCATAAGCAAGAAGGCCCTGACTTCCCAAAGGGATCTGATGCAGAGCATCCTGACCGGCATACGCGCTGCCATCGTGCAAATCGATCCACAGACGCAGATCATTGAAACAATCAACGATGTTGCGCTCGAAATGCTTGGCGGTCCGGAGGAGGACTATGTCGGCAAGATCTGCGATGTCTTCTGCTGGAAGGCCAGGGATGCAAACGGGTTTCTGGATTGCCCCGTAAAAAAAAGGCCGGTGACGGACAAGGAGATGCCCATCAAGTGCCACGACGGGACCAATCTTCCCGTCCTGAAGACGGTGCTCAGGGAAACCATCAACGGCCAGGAAAAATTCCTGGAGGTCTTCTTTGATATCTCGGAACGAAAAGAACTGGAGCGACAGTTGGCGCTGGCGCAGAAACTGGAGTCCATAGGTCAGCTTTCAGCCGGCATTGCGCACGAGATCAACACCCCTGTCCAGTATCTCACCGACAACCTCAACTTTCTGTCGACTTCCTTTGAAACCCTGAAAGATATGGTCAACAGGCTCCATGGCTGCATATGCAAAGCGGAAAAAGACGGAACAGAACTGGTCATTGACGAAGAATGGCAACGACTCGACATGGATTTCATCCTCAAAGAAATTCCCATGGCCCTCAACCAATCAAGGGACGGGATAGACAGGGTGACCACGATTGTCCGTGCCATGAAACGATTTTCCCATCCGGGTATGGATAGCATGCAGCTTGCCGACATCAACGAGGCCTTGCAAACAACGGTCACTATCAGCAAAAACGAATGGAAATACCATACCAGCGTCGCCTATCATCTCGCAGAGGACATTCCCCTGGTGCCATGCCTGCTCAACGACCTCAATCAGGTGTTTCTGAACATCATCATGAACGCATCCCAAGCCATCGCAGAGGTGTTCGAAGAAACAAAGGAGCACGGAACCATCGATATCCGGACCTGGCATGACGACCACTGGGTATGTATCGAAATCAGCGACACAGGGACCGGGATACCCGAATCCGTTTTGCCGAGAGTTTTCGACCCATTTTTCACGACAAAAGAAGTAGGCCTTGGCACAGGCCAGGGATTAGCGTTATGTTATTCCATCGTTGTAGACAAACATCATGGGACCATAGATTTCACCAGTGAAGTCGGCGTGGGAACTACATGCACCATACGACTCCCATTACTTGGCGCAGGTACAACAAATGTCCAATAA
- a CDS encoding response regulator yields the protein MSNKIRILFVDDETNVLAALKRMLRSMRETWSMDFADSGAAALNLFKKKKYDVIVSDIRMPGMDGAELLNKVKNMHPEVIRIALSGQVDLNEVIRSIRAVHQYISKPCQAQDLINKIEGAVRARDILTDPKMQSLATELETLPVIPKVFQDVETELKLPEPSIERIANLISSDVGMVAKILKLVNSPYFGLPSSIDSIFQAITLLGLETIKALILSTHLFSMYDHNKLPNFSLTLLWEHSFRVSTIAKLIAECEKAKKSTVTEARMAGLLHDIGKLILASSFPEKYAEVIRKATQSKISLCQSEMEVFGTTHAQIGAYLMGLWGMSGEVVRGIGLHHKHTQYDMSVPMFLSVANTIDHHFVTIHPDYFKQGMTKGLLPEGRQEELLKKWVSYVKDNWSDMDHFNPIDNEALTRLFS from the coding sequence ATGTCCAATAAAATTAGAATATTATTCGTTGATGACGAAACAAACGTCCTGGCCGCTCTCAAGCGGATGCTTCGCTCCATGCGGGAAACCTGGTCCATGGATTTCGCCGATTCCGGAGCTGCCGCATTGAACCTGTTCAAGAAAAAAAAATACGATGTGATCGTGTCCGACATCCGTATGCCGGGCATGGACGGCGCAGAACTGCTCAACAAGGTCAAGAACATGCATCCCGAAGTGATACGGATTGCGCTTTCCGGCCAGGTAGACCTCAACGAGGTCATACGGAGCATACGGGCGGTACACCAGTACATCTCAAAACCATGCCAGGCACAGGATTTGATAAACAAGATAGAAGGAGCCGTCAGGGCTCGCGACATCCTGACCGATCCGAAGATGCAGAGCTTGGCAACAGAGTTGGAGACATTGCCGGTCATCCCCAAGGTTTTTCAGGATGTTGAGACGGAATTGAAGCTCCCGGAACCTTCCATTGAACGGATCGCCAACCTGATATCTTCGGATGTGGGAATGGTCGCCAAGATACTCAAACTGGTCAATTCCCCCTACTTCGGCCTTCCCTCCTCCATTGACTCCATTTTCCAAGCCATAACCCTGCTTGGCCTGGAAACAATCAAGGCGCTCATACTGTCGACGCACCTCTTCTCAATGTATGATCACAACAAGCTGCCCAATTTCTCGCTCACCCTGCTCTGGGAGCATAGCTTCCGGGTTTCAACCATCGCCAAACTCATTGCCGAATGCGAAAAAGCAAAAAAGTCCACCGTCACCGAAGCCCGAATGGCCGGACTGCTCCACGACATAGGAAAACTCATACTGGCCAGCAGTTTCCCGGAAAAATATGCCGAGGTGATCAGGAAGGCGACACAGTCGAAGATATCCCTGTGTCAAAGTGAAATGGAAGTCTTCGGCACCACTCATGCCCAGATTGGGGCATATCTGATGGGCCTTTGGGGAATGTCAGGAGAGGTTGTCAGGGGCATCGGCCTTCATCACAAACATACGCAGTACGACATGAGTGTTCCAATGTTCTTGTCGGTGGCCAACACCATAGACCATCATTTCGTGACCATTCATCCCGACTACTTCAAACAGGGTATGACAAAAGGGTTGCTGCCTGAAGGCAGGCAAGAGGAGCTGCTCAAAAAATGGGTAAGCTATGTAAAGGACAATTGGAGCGACATGGATCACTTCAATCCAATCGACAACGAAGCTTTAACTCGGCTCTTCTCCTAG
- a CDS encoding NirD/YgiW/YdeI family stress tolerance protein encodes MKRFSLILVLFVMVISATTCLASGQPKASTVAEAKASGVDTNVVLSGHIVKKIQSNEFIFSDGTGELLLYIDDAEMQQMANETNELEVDGVIVRNFMYTEVQVDNAKIRN; translated from the coding sequence ATGAAACGTTTTAGCTTGATTCTGGTTCTGTTCGTGATGGTTATTTCCGCTACAACCTGTCTGGCATCCGGCCAGCCCAAGGCCAGCACTGTTGCCGAGGCCAAGGCTTCCGGCGTGGACACCAACGTGGTCCTGAGCGGCCACATCGTCAAGAAGATCCAGTCCAATGAGTTTATCTTCTCCGACGGCACCGGCGAGTTGCTCCTGTACATCGATGATGCAGAAATGCAACAGATGGCGAACGAAACCAATGAGCTGGAAGTGGATGGCGTGATCGTTCGGAACTTCATGTATACCGAGGTTCAGGTCGATAACGCGAAGATCCGCAACTAG
- the nifJ gene encoding pyruvate:ferredoxin (flavodoxin) oxidoreductase — protein MSKKMKTMDGNTAAAHVAYALTETTAIYPITPSSTMGEIAEEWAAQGRLNIFGQQVKVRQLQSEAGAAGAVHGGLAGGTLTTTFTASQGLLLMIPNMYKIAGELLPGVFHVSARAIAGHALSIFGDHQDVMACRQTGFAMLASASVQEVMDLSLVAHLSSIEASVPFVSFFDGFRTSHEIQKIETIDYEDMKPLVNMDKVKAFRAKSMNPERPNIRGTAQNPDIYYQGREAANAYYDALPSIVEEYMTKVSTLTGRAYKPFDYVGAPDADRVIIAMGSSCETIEEVVNALTAKGEKVGLIKVRLYRPFSAKHLLAVLPESASTVTVLDRTKEPGALGDPLYMDVNTVCRENGIATTILAGRYGLGSKEFTPAMAKAVYDNMTAAEPKQHFNVGINDDVTNTSLPVAGTLDTTPSGTVQCKFWGLGSDGTVGANKQAIKIIGDNTDMYAQGYFAYDSKKSGGITISHLRFGDKPIQSTYLVTAADYIACHNPSYVNQYDVLEGIKDGGTFVLNTSWTADDMDAKLPAAMRRTIARKKLKFHTVDAVKIAGEVGLGGRINMIMQTAFFKLADVIPFDQAVTLLKDGIKKAYGKKGDKIVNMNNAAVDNAEDAIVSIPVPETWLDLADDAPVSEGVPEYVTRVMRPVLAQKGDSLPVSAFSVDGTMPVATAKYEKRGVAINVPEWIAGNCIQCNQCAFVCPHSALRAVLATDDELASAPATFTTLDAAGKDVKGMHFRLQVNALDCLGCGNCADICPAKEKALVMKPITTQTGEQVPNYDFAETVSYKEAFKRDTVKGSQFRQSLLEFSGACAGCGETPYVKVLTQLFGERMVIANATGCSSIWGASAPSTPYCTNAEGHGPAWGNSLFEDAAEFGYGIDMALSHRRDALAQLAAQAVENGCSDAQKTALSGWLENRNNGAASSEWGAKLKQALKGETDGILGEIASMSDLYTKKSIWVFGGDGWAYDIGYGGLDHVLASGEDVNVLVMDTEVYSNTGGQSSKATPLGSIAKFAAAGKRTGKKDLGRMAMTYGYVYVAQVAMGADKQQMLKAFREAEAYNGPSLIICYAPCINQGIKKGMGKTQLEQKLAVQSGYWPLFRYNPALADEGKNPFTLESKGSDGSLQEFLSGENRYAMLEKFHPETSKALRERIEQDYQKRYTQFEYMAAAEYGAPTQDAAPLCEATSTAEHSRPGSGDACDDGR, from the coding sequence ATGTCCAAGAAAATGAAAACCATGGACGGCAACACTGCCGCAGCGCACGTTGCCTATGCACTGACCGAGACAACGGCCATCTACCCGATCACCCCCTCCTCCACCATGGGGGAAATAGCCGAGGAATGGGCTGCCCAGGGCCGCCTGAACATATTCGGACAGCAGGTCAAGGTCCGCCAGTTGCAGAGCGAGGCCGGAGCGGCCGGAGCCGTGCACGGCGGACTGGCGGGCGGGACGTTGACCACGACCTTCACCGCCTCCCAGGGGCTACTGCTCATGATCCCCAACATGTACAAAATCGCAGGCGAACTGCTGCCCGGCGTGTTCCACGTATCGGCCAGGGCCATTGCAGGACATGCCCTGTCCATTTTCGGCGACCATCAGGACGTCATGGCCTGCCGCCAGACCGGCTTTGCCATGCTCGCCTCGGCATCGGTGCAGGAGGTCATGGACCTGTCCCTGGTGGCGCACCTGTCCTCCATTGAGGCCAGCGTCCCCTTTGTCAGCTTCTTCGACGGGTTCCGCACCTCCCATGAAATCCAGAAGATCGAGACCATCGACTATGAGGATATGAAACCCCTGGTGAACATGGACAAGGTCAAGGCATTCCGCGCCAAATCCATGAACCCGGAGCGGCCCAACATCCGCGGCACGGCCCAGAATCCCGACATCTACTACCAGGGCCGCGAAGCCGCCAATGCCTATTACGACGCCCTCCCCTCCATCGTGGAGGAATACATGACCAAGGTCTCGACGCTGACCGGCCGCGCATACAAGCCCTTCGACTATGTGGGCGCACCGGACGCCGACAGGGTCATCATCGCCATGGGCTCCTCCTGCGAAACCATCGAGGAAGTGGTCAACGCACTGACCGCCAAAGGCGAAAAAGTCGGCCTGATCAAGGTCAGGCTGTACCGTCCCTTTTCCGCAAAACACCTTTTAGCCGTGCTGCCGGAATCAGCCAGCACCGTCACCGTCCTGGACCGTACCAAGGAACCCGGTGCACTGGGCGACCCCCTCTACATGGACGTGAACACGGTGTGCAGGGAGAACGGCATCGCGACCACGATACTGGCCGGACGCTACGGCCTGGGGTCCAAGGAATTCACCCCGGCCATGGCCAAGGCCGTCTATGACAACATGACGGCCGCCGAACCCAAACAGCACTTCAACGTTGGTATCAACGACGACGTCACCAACACGTCACTTCCCGTTGCCGGGACACTGGACACCACCCCGTCGGGCACGGTCCAGTGCAAGTTCTGGGGACTGGGTTCCGACGGAACCGTGGGAGCCAACAAACAGGCCATCAAGATCATCGGCGACAATACCGACATGTATGCCCAGGGATACTTTGCCTACGACTCCAAGAAGTCGGGCGGCATCACCATCTCCCACCTGCGGTTCGGCGACAAGCCCATCCAGTCCACCTACCTGGTGACCGCTGCGGACTACATCGCCTGCCACAACCCGAGCTACGTCAACCAGTATGATGTCCTGGAAGGGATCAAGGACGGCGGCACCTTTGTCCTGAACACCTCCTGGACCGCTGACGACATGGACGCCAAGCTTCCGGCGGCCATGCGCAGAACCATCGCCCGAAAGAAACTCAAGTTCCATACCGTGGATGCAGTCAAGATCGCGGGTGAGGTCGGCCTGGGCGGACGCATCAACATGATCATGCAGACCGCCTTCTTCAAGCTGGCCGACGTCATTCCCTTTGATCAGGCCGTGACCCTGCTCAAGGACGGTATCAAAAAAGCCTACGGCAAGAAGGGCGACAAGATCGTCAACATGAACAATGCCGCCGTGGACAATGCCGAAGACGCCATCGTGTCCATCCCGGTTCCCGAAACCTGGCTGGATCTGGCGGACGATGCCCCGGTCTCCGAAGGCGTGCCGGAATACGTGACCAGGGTCATGCGTCCGGTGCTCGCGCAGAAGGGCGATTCCCTGCCTGTTTCGGCCTTTTCCGTGGACGGGACCATGCCCGTGGCCACCGCCAAATATGAAAAACGCGGCGTGGCCATCAACGTGCCCGAATGGATTGCGGGCAACTGCATCCAGTGCAACCAGTGCGCCTTTGTCTGCCCCCACTCCGCCCTGCGCGCCGTGCTGGCCACCGACGACGAACTGGCGAGCGCTCCGGCGACCTTCACCACCCTGGACGCGGCAGGCAAGGACGTCAAAGGCATGCACTTCCGGTTGCAGGTGAACGCCCTGGACTGCCTGGGCTGCGGCAACTGCGCCGATATCTGCCCGGCCAAGGAAAAGGCGCTGGTCATGAAGCCCATCACCACCCAGACCGGTGAGCAGGTGCCCAACTACGACTTTGCCGAAACCGTTTCCTACAAAGAGGCCTTCAAGCGCGACACGGTCAAGGGCAGCCAGTTCCGCCAGTCTCTGCTGGAATTCTCCGGGGCCTGCGCGGGCTGCGGCGAGACCCCGTATGTCAAGGTGCTGACCCAGCTCTTCGGCGAAAGAATGGTCATCGCAAATGCCACGGGCTGCTCCTCCATCTGGGGTGCATCCGCTCCTTCAACGCCCTACTGCACCAATGCGGAAGGACACGGCCCGGCCTGGGGCAATTCCCTGTTCGAAGACGCGGCCGAATTCGGCTACGGCATCGACATGGCCCTCTCCCATCGACGCGACGCACTGGCCCAATTGGCCGCTCAGGCGGTTGAAAACGGCTGTTCCGACGCGCAGAAAACAGCCCTGTCCGGCTGGCTGGAAAACAGGAACAACGGGGCCGCATCCAGCGAATGGGGCGCCAAGCTGAAACAGGCCCTGAAAGGGGAAACCGACGGCATTCTCGGCGAGATAGCCTCCATGTCGGACCTGTACACCAAGAAATCCATATGGGTTTTCGGCGGCGACGGCTGGGCCTACGACATCGGATACGGCGGCCTGGACCATGTCCTGGCTTCCGGCGAGGACGTCAACGTCCTGGTCATGGACACCGAAGTCTATTCCAACACCGGCGGCCAGTCGTCCAAGGCAACCCCGCTCGGCTCCATCGCCAAATTCGCCGCCGCAGGCAAGCGGACCGGCAAGAAGGATCTGGGCCGCATGGCCATGACCTACGGATACGTGTACGTGGCCCAGGTGGCCATGGGTGCCGACAAGCAACAGATGCTCAAGGCATTCAGGGAAGCCGAGGCGTATAACGGCCCCTCGCTGATCATCTGCTATGCCCCGTGCATCAACCAGGGCATCAAGAAGGGCATGGGCAAGACCCAGCTTGAACAGAAGCTGGCAGTCCAGTCCGGTTATTGGCCGCTGTTCCGATACAATCCGGCCCTGGCCGACGAAGGAAAGAATCCGTTCACCCTCGAATCCAAGGGATCGGACGGCTCGCTGCAGGAATTCCTGTCCGGCGAAAACCGGTACGCCATGCTCGAAAAATTCCACCCTGAAACGTCCAAGGCCCTGCGGGAGCGGATCGAACAGGACTACCAAAAACGCTACACGCAGTTCGAGTACATGGCCGCAGCGGAATATGGTGCACCGACACAGGATGCCGCCCCCCTGTGCGAGGCGACCAGCACGGCAGAACACTCCCGTCCCGGCAGCGGCGACGCCTGCGATGATGGGAGGTAA
- a CDS encoding class I SAM-dependent methyltransferase codes for MTMPAWQCIVQRIHLHPNRTEEKMKQDTPSLTAYRVALMRAAHQIYDNPTVFEDPVALAIIGPHGAAELRSKKRQLRTRLHSNLRAIVVARSRLAEDALSEAVKCGVRQYVILGAGLDTFAYRNPYSALGLNIFEVDHPDTQEWKIKQLKAAAISIPENLTFTPVDFAKQSLAGPLQKSGFDTNQPTFFSWLGVTMYLPAASMLKTLQYIASSTPSGSEVIFDYIIPPSSQGILRRVVFSLLSKKVGRAGEPWISFYDPDALKTELKALGFTQLTDFGPEELNSLFFKDRKDALRIGSFGHVMKAHS; via the coding sequence ATGACCATGCCGGCATGGCAATGCATTGTTCAACGCATTCATCTGCACCCCAACCGCACAGAGGAAAAGATGAAACAGGACACCCCCAGCCTCACTGCATATAGAGTTGCCCTGATGCGCGCGGCGCACCAGATTTATGACAATCCGACAGTGTTCGAAGACCCTGTGGCGCTAGCGATCATCGGTCCTCACGGCGCGGCGGAACTCCGGTCAAAAAAGCGACAGCTCAGAACAAGACTGCACAGCAATTTACGAGCTATAGTGGTTGCGCGCAGCAGACTTGCCGAGGACGCACTTTCCGAGGCGGTCAAGTGCGGAGTCCGTCAATACGTCATTCTTGGTGCCGGACTCGACACCTTTGCCTACCGTAATCCGTATTCCGCTCTTGGCTTGAACATATTCGAAGTCGACCACCCTGACACACAGGAATGGAAAATCAAGCAACTGAAGGCGGCAGCGATATCAATACCCGAAAATTTGACTTTCACTCCTGTGGACTTTGCAAAGCAGTCATTGGCGGGACCGTTGCAGAAATCCGGGTTCGATACAAATCAGCCCACGTTTTTTTCATGGCTTGGCGTGACGATGTATCTACCCGCTGCGTCCATGTTGAAAACGTTGCAATACATCGCCTCGTCAACTCCTTCCGGGAGCGAAGTCATATTTGATTATATCATTCCACCTTCTTCGCAGGGCATTCTGCGTCGAGTGGTTTTCAGCCTGTTGTCCAAAAAGGTCGGACGGGCTGGCGAACCGTGGATAAGCTTTTATGATCCCGATGCGCTGAAAACAGAGCTGAAAGCTCTCGGGTTCACCCAACTGACGGATTTTGGGCCTGAAGAACTCAATTCGCTCTTTTTCAAGGATCGAAAAGATGCACTCAGGATCGGCAGTTTCGGACATGTAATGAAAGCCCATAGTTAA
- a CDS encoding acetate kinase has protein sequence MNILVINCGSSSLKYQLRDMETHSVTASGIVERIGESMGRIVHKSFPEKYPEARDLEELPILNHEAAMKLMVARLTNCVIQSPSEIDAIGHRVVQGGEHFSEPVLVDDEVIRLIDSVIPLAPLHGSNLTGIRQAMELFPGTPNVVVFDTEFHQTIPRHAHLYPIPMALYDDLKIRKYGFHGTSHKYVTKAAAAHLGKGADKVNLITIHLGNGCSMAAVRHGKCMDTTMGLTPLAGLMMGTRCGDIDPAVHAFLAKNKGYTLSEIDTLLNKSSGLLGICGYNDMRDIHQARDNGDQKAQLAFEMFAYRVKTTIGAYRAIVGRTDALVFTAGIGENDRYVRALACQGLESLGIKLDPNKNDSTAPGIRSIHADDSQVRILIIPTDEELEIAEATVQVVNN, from the coding sequence ATGAATATCCTGGTCATCAACTGCGGCAGCTCCTCGCTCAAATACCAACTGCGCGACATGGAAACCCACAGCGTCACCGCCAGCGGCATCGTCGAACGGATCGGCGAATCCATGGGCCGGATCGTCCACAAGTCCTTCCCGGAAAAATACCCCGAAGCCAGGGATTTGGAGGAACTGCCCATACTCAACCACGAGGCGGCAATGAAGCTGATGGTCGCCAGGCTGACCAACTGCGTCATCCAGTCTCCGTCCGAGATCGACGCCATCGGCCACAGGGTGGTCCAGGGCGGCGAGCATTTTTCCGAGCCGGTCCTGGTGGACGACGAGGTCATCCGGCTTATCGACTCGGTCATACCGCTGGCCCCGCTGCACGGGTCCAACCTGACCGGCATACGGCAGGCCATGGAACTCTTTCCGGGCACGCCCAACGTGGTGGTGTTCGACACGGAGTTTCACCAGACCATCCCCCGCCACGCGCACCTGTACCCGATACCCATGGCCCTGTATGATGATCTGAAAATCCGTAAATACGGTTTTCACGGGACGTCGCACAAGTACGTGACCAAGGCTGCGGCCGCCCATCTGGGCAAAGGGGCGGACAAGGTCAACCTGATCACCATCCACCTCGGAAACGGCTGCTCCATGGCCGCCGTGCGCCACGGGAAATGCATGGACACCACCATGGGGCTGACCCCGCTTGCCGGATTGATGATGGGCACCCGCTGCGGCGACATAGACCCGGCGGTGCATGCCTTTCTGGCAAAGAACAAAGGCTACACCCTCAGCGAGATCGATACCCTGCTCAACAAATCGAGCGGCCTGCTCGGAATATGCGGATACAACGACATGCGCGACATCCATCAGGCCAGGGACAACGGCGACCAGAAAGCCCAACTGGCCTTTGAGATGTTCGCCTACCGGGTCAAGACGACCATCGGCGCCTACCGGGCCATCGTGGGCCGAACAGACGCACTGGTCTTCACCGCCGGGATCGGGGAAAACGACAGGTACGTCCGCGCCCTTGCCTGCCAGGGGCTGGAATCTCTGGGCATCAAACTCGACCCGAACAAGAACGACAGCACAGCCCCCGGCATCCGAAGCATTCATGCGGACGACAGCCAGGTAAGAATACTCATCATCCCCACCGACGAGGAGCTGGAGATAGCCGAGGCCACGGTCCAGGTCGTCAACAACTGA